In Necator americanus strain Aroian chromosome IV, whole genome shotgun sequence, the following proteins share a genomic window:
- a CDS encoding hypothetical protein (NECATOR_CHRIV.G14153.T1), with protein sequence MLQSVQGEQLANLHAFRPNVEVQTSFMSALFFCLNVDGDRTDLDECSGAANVSFVDATPCRQLFISSAVRGC encoded by the exons ATGCTCCAGAGTGTGCAAGGCGAACAGTT aGCTAATTTGCATGCGTTCCGACCGAACGTCGAAGTCCAAACTTCATTTAtgtctgctcttttttttt GTCTGAACGTCGACGGAGACCGCACAGACCTCGACGAGTGTTCCGGAGCCGCCAACGTCTCATTTGTTGACGCGACGCCGTGCCGTCAGCTTTTTATATCCTCAGCTGTGCGTGGTTGCTAA
- a CDS encoding hypothetical protein (NECATOR_CHRIV.G14154.T1), which translates to MGCAPSGPQESAQNLDERFAAPPPLAVNIGNGVRRGDDFQHHIIFIFGGPGSQKGLVIEELIHRFGFVSINVEDIIFSYLPSKLANTVETTAEIQKMLKNDTGTLSVDWIFSMISAKLGTSPHQRFVVDIVPTLSSISRADSFVDSNHERCLENFERRYPVMFALELDVCDEVALLDRNGNVSKDHKDSNKKGSQNNQYGKDIDTADRGKLEKRIQQHHICSRPFIQYFASSKRMVRVSVPESATNVVSTVASILSDFGFTEQRAPTRVVVFATDDESFDDIDFDYYNMRKIRLSDIVRDHHASMMTRFWILTNREVLGCKTSQRSDLFNTFPVTHYSLLYG; encoded by the exons ATGGGATGTGCGCCATCCGGCCCTCAGGAGTCCGCTCAAAATTTGGACGAGCGTTTTGCCGCTCCACCACCGTTGGCAGTGAATATCGGTAATGGTGTGAGAAGAGGAGATGATTTTCAACATCacatcatatttatttttg GTGGCCCAGGATCGCAAAAAGGCCTAGTGATCGAGGAGTTAATTCATCGATTTGGATTCGTCTCCATAAACGTCGAAGATATCATTTTTAGTTATTTGCCGAGTAAGCTCGCCAATACTGTGGAGACTACTGCTGAAATTCAAAAGATGCTCAAG aatgacACGGGTACACTGTCAGTTGACTGGATATTCTCTATGATTAGTGCTAAACTGGGTACGTCGCCGCATCAACGTTTTGTTGTAG ATATTGTTCCAACGTTAAGTTCGATTTCAAGGGCGGATAGCTTCGTCGATTCGAATCACGAGAGGTGTTTGGAGAATTTCGAGAGAAGA TATCCTGTTATGTTCGCACTGGAGTTGGACGTGTGCGATGAGGTTGCTCTTCTCGATCGAAATGGAAACGTTTCGAAAGATCATAAAGATTCAAATAAGAAAGGGAGCCAAAACAATCAATATGGCAAGGATATCGACACCGCCGACAGAGGAAAATTAGAG AAACGAATACAACAACATCATATATGCTCGCGACCATTCATCCAGTACTTCGCAAGCTCAAAACGAATGGTTCGAGTAAGCGTTCCGGAATCAGCAACAAACGTCGTCTCGACAGTCGCCTCAATCCTCTCCGATTTTGGATTTACGGAGCAACGAGCGCCCACACGAGTCGTTGTTTTTGCAACAG ATGACGAGTCGTTCGACGACATTGACTTCGACTACTATAACATGcggaaaatacgacttagtgACATCGTCAGGGATCACCATGCGTCGATG ATGACGCGATTCTGGATTCTAACTAATCGGGAAGTGTTAGGTTGTAAGACATCTCAACGCAGTGACTTGTTCAATACATTCCCTGTTACTCATTATTCATTGTTATatggataa
- a CDS encoding hypothetical protein (NECATOR_CHRIV.G14154.T2), translated as MGCAPSGPQESAQNLDERFAAPPPLAVNIGNGVRRGDDFQHHIIFIFGGPGSQKGLVIEELIHRFGFVSINVEDIIFSYLPSKLANTVETTAEIQKMLKNDTGTLSVDWIFSMISAKLGTSPHQRFVVDIVPTLSSISRADSFVDSNHERCLENFERRYPVMFALELDVCDEVALLDRNGNVSKDHKDSNKKGSQNNQYGKDIDTADRGKLEKRIQQHHICSRPFIQYFASSKRMVRVSVPESATNVVSTVASILSDFGFTEQRAPTRVVVFATDDESFDDIDFDYYNMRKIRLSDIVRDHHASMDVQVCALHRYITKISGNDENFAVVMDTMNNTNINHRRTIHFYEETSAYLDEFIKKRASRRPLARVRLTMNTITSTHRDTLLFLDHFPRNLALKIGLLFDEEVRFR; from the exons ATGGGATGTGCGCCATCCGGCCCTCAGGAGTCCGCTCAAAATTTGGACGAGCGTTTTGCCGCTCCACCACCGTTGGCAGTGAATATCGGTAATGGTGTGAGAAGAGGAGATGATTTTCAACATCacatcatatttatttttg GTGGCCCAGGATCGCAAAAAGGCCTAGTGATCGAGGAGTTAATTCATCGATTTGGATTCGTCTCCATAAACGTCGAAGATATCATTTTTAGTTATTTGCCGAGTAAGCTCGCCAATACTGTGGAGACTACTGCTGAAATTCAAAAGATGCTCAAG aatgacACGGGTACACTGTCAGTTGACTGGATATTCTCTATGATTAGTGCTAAACTGGGTACGTCGCCGCATCAACGTTTTGTTGTAG ATATTGTTCCAACGTTAAGTTCGATTTCAAGGGCGGATAGCTTCGTCGATTCGAATCACGAGAGGTGTTTGGAGAATTTCGAGAGAAGA TATCCTGTTATGTTCGCACTGGAGTTGGACGTGTGCGATGAGGTTGCTCTTCTCGATCGAAATGGAAACGTTTCGAAAGATCATAAAGATTCAAATAAGAAAGGGAGCCAAAACAATCAATATGGCAAGGATATCGACACCGCCGACAGAGGAAAATTAGAG AAACGAATACAACAACATCATATATGCTCGCGACCATTCATCCAGTACTTCGCAAGCTCAAAACGAATGGTTCGAGTAAGCGTTCCGGAATCAGCAACAAACGTCGTCTCGACAGTCGCCTCAATCCTCTCCGATTTTGGATTTACGGAGCAACGAGCGCCCACACGAGTCGTTGTTTTTGCAACAG ATGACGAGTCGTTCGACGACATTGACTTCGACTACTATAACATGcggaaaatacgacttagtgACATCGTCAGGGATCACCATGCGTCGATG GACGTCCAAGTATGTGCGTTGCACCGCTATATCACGAAAATAAGTGGTAACGATGAAAACTTCGCTGTGGTGATGGACACTATGAATAACACAAATATTAAC CATCGACGGACCATACATTTTTATGAGGAAACTTCCGCGTATCTGGACGAATTCATTAAGAAAAGAGCTAGCAGACGACCGCTTGCACG AGTGCGCTTAACTATGAACACAATCACCTCCACACATCGGGACACGCTGCTATTTCTCGATCATTTTCCTCGAAATTTAGCCTTAAAGATTGGACTTCTTTTCGATGAAGAGGTAAGGTTTCGATAA
- a CDS encoding hypothetical protein (NECATOR_CHRIV.G14155.T1), with protein MSSSTKMSELLLPRYQRSPTTQHPSILTRFHRVNSAMAVELRLPAVTITSWLLELIEETSCRSMDRDSTNEEICLVENNVQRRSVFPRIAYVL; from the exons GCGAGTTGTTGCTTCCGCGTTATCAACGGTCACCAACGACGCAACATCCG TCCATCCTGACCCGCTTTCATCGTGTCAACAGCGCTATGGCCGTTGAGCTACGGCTTCCGGCAGTCACCATTACAAGTTGGCTTCTCGAGCTAATAGAGGAAACAAGCTGTCGGTCTATGGATAGGGATA GCACTaacgaagaaatttgtttggTAGAAAATAACGTCCAGCGAAGGTCCGTTTTTCCTCGAATAGCTTACGtgctatga